CGATAGCCAACCATCCCCCGAGAACTGCGGGGGCACCGTACGATGTGAGTGTTAGAATTAGGTGAACAACCGCCGATGTTATCAGTAGTATCCGACGTGCATGATCTTGACGGATCATCAGAGCAACAACACCTGAGAACATTGGGATTAGAACGAGGAGGGGAATTGTCAGTGTATTCGCCATCTTGTTACTCTATCCAACCAGCGATGAAAGTTGATCGGTATCGATGTGATCGAATGACTTACTGATATGGAAGATTACGATTCCCATCACAAACACTGCAACGAAAATATCCAGTAAGACTCCTAACTCAACTAACAAGGGAGCTTCGATGGCAAAGGCTACGCCAAAAATGTAAGCACCGTTCTCCAGAACCAAATATCCTAACACTTGCGACAGAGCTTTGCGGCGGCTGATGATGACGAACAATCCGACAAAGATATTAAAAAACGAAACGGCAACCGCCATTTGGGGTTGTGTTCCCCCGATAAACGGCAATCGTGAAGCAAT
The sequence above is drawn from the bacterium genome and encodes:
- a CDS encoding hydrogenase yields the protein MIELIFVLLILTGFVFLGSGRLQFSIRTLALQGILLGLIPLWGSWEGLWVRVLSITTLSLIIKGFVLPFYLTRALEKSKIMHEDRPFVGFTSSMIVGIVCLGFSFWIASRLPFIGGTQPQMAVAVSFFNIFVGLFVIISRRKALSQVLGYLVLENGAYIFGVAFAIEAPLLVELGVLLDIFVAVFVMGIVIFHISKSFDHIDTDQLSSLVG